One part of the Eleginops maclovinus isolate JMC-PN-2008 ecotype Puerto Natales chromosome 14, JC_Emac_rtc_rv5, whole genome shotgun sequence genome encodes these proteins:
- the ttc29 gene encoding tetratricopeptide repeat protein 29, with protein MNAAVRKGRHTGSFLPEITSNHNKMRKSTQHGWRKQQQEQLLPPGSGLEKSAEGLSKAEISLFRNSLKQNICVELLQQGFHRSFSELFFLLGSDQQRIAAEEPGSAGLPLEQQWDKLETLRRHLSRAEQAENTCSWTVVCDQRLFLAQFFSSPEDVWLRLHFYHSCADRERGGRSRPATEARACLAEVYLQLGDLQAARQQADLCLQQAEDRDWLDSSDLPLRLRALRALSSIYSRLADAPLEAEDYSEALRLLHRGHSIATEAEDKKLEFEALLRLGLAYQSAGDHATAKQIFNTCMKICGTLQDAEGLGKSYKAMTKSIESEGNTQDTLECLEKLVDISRENGLPRNLADAFLCLGNIYFTMRQYSRACEFFLQGYQVSCELGDVPLLQKAQVLVGTAQARSLIRKFGADVESSSPAALQRLVSWKETRGRKDVSANAWH; from the exons ATGAACGCAGCAGTAAGAAAGGGACGGCACACCGGGTCCTTTCTACCGGAAATCACCTCCAACCACAACAAAATGAGGAAGAGTACTCAGCACGG ctggaggaagcagcagcaggagcagctccTCCCGCCTGGATCAGGGTTAGAGAAATCAGCTGAGGGTCTCTCTAAGGCGGAAATCTCTCT GTTCAGAAACAGTCTGAAGCAGAACATCTGTGTGGAGCTGCTCCAACAAGGATTTCACAG GTCGTTCTCGGAGCTGTTCTTCCTGCTAGGCTCTGATCAGCAGCGCATAGCGGCGGAGGAGCCGGGATCAGCCGGGCTTCCTCTTGAACAACAGTGGGACAAACTGGAGACTCTGAGACGACACCTGAGCCGGGCTGAGCAGGCTGAGAACactt gctcgTGGACGGTGGTGTGTGACCAGCGTTTGTTCCTGGCTCAGTTCTTCTCGTCTCCGGAGGATGTCTGGCTCCGTTTACATTTCTACCACAGCTGTGCAGACCGGGAGCGGGGGGGGCGATCCAGACCGGCCACCGAGGCCCGGGCCTGCCTCGCTGAGGTCTACTTGCAGCTAg GTGATCTGCAGGCAGCGCGGCAGCAGGCTGATCTGTGTCTGCAGCAGGCGGAGGACAGAGACTGGCTGGACTCCTCCGATCTGCCCCTGAGGCTCCGGGCCCTCAGAGCTCTGAGCAGCATCTACAGCCGGTTGGCCGACGCTCCTCTGGAGGCCGAGGACTACAGCGAGGCCCTCAGACTGCTGCACAGGGGCCACAGCATCGCTACTGAGG CTGAAGACAAAAAGCTTGAATTTGAGGCCTTGCTTCGACTTGGACTGGCCTATCAGAGTGCAGGAGACCATGCCACAGccaaacag ATCTTCAACACCTGTATGAAGATCTGTGGGACGCTGCAGGATGCTGAAGGACTGGGGAAGTCCTACAAGGCTATGACCAAATCTATagagag tgagggaaacacacaggacACACTGGAGTGTCTGGAGAAGTTGGTGGACATCTCTCGTGAGAACGGGCTGCCACGCAATCTGGCCGATGCCTTCCTCTGTCTCGGAAATATCTACTTCACAATg CGTCAGTACAGCAGAGCCTGTGAGTTCTTCCTGCAGGGTTACCAAGTGTCCTGTGAGCTGGGAGACGTGCCTCTGCTGCAGAAAGCACAG GTGTTGGTGGGCACTGCTCAAGCTCGCTCTCTGATCAGGAAGTTCGGCGCTGACGTGGAGTCGTCTTCGCCGGCCGCCCTGCAGCGCCTCGTGTCCTGGAAAGAGACGAGAGGACGAAAGGACGTCAGTGCTAATGCCTGGCACTga